Part of the Plasmodium knowlesi strain H genome assembly, chromosome: 11 genome is shown below.
AATGATGCTTCCCCGGAACGGTGGGTACTCTCAACAAATCATCCATCTTTCCTAAGCACGTCCCGTTTTGATCTACCACAAATTGTATAAATTGCCCCCTTAGCTTTGTGCATACTTTTCGCCATTCCTCTGCGCTTTGAGTTTTCGAATTTCTTCCAGTTcactttccatttgtttcttGGATTCGAAATTGACTAAACACTTGGGGTCGTTGCGTCCCCCTCTTTTCAgctcttcatattttttcaccttatttatttgtttcttcACCGAGGTGTCTTTCCTGTCTTGTTTGTTGCGCTTTTCCACGCCGTCATTTTTTGCATTGTATAGTTTGTCTTCATAACTGAGCTACGAAGTGTgcgagaaaaaagagaaagtgaAACGATGTTAAGTGAAGCAACGTGTGGGTAGAACGAATAAGAGAAATGTGTACCCAATGGGGCTGCACAAGTGAGGGACTACCCATgtgtgttgtttttttttcatgttacGTAGAAAATTCTTTTGGAGGAGAATTTTGCCCATGTCCACGTTGGGGTGAAGTATGCATTATGGGTAGATGACACCATGTTCCCATCTTGGTCCCTCTTTGCAGGTtacctttttcctccctaaTTGATTCTTTTTGctttccttcacattttgGAGATACGAATTAACAATTCCATTTAGCTGATCGATGCtattttcgcttttcttaTTATCTTTACTTTCGTTGAATAACTTGTCCTTGCCTAGTTCAAtgactttttcttttttcccgaATAACGTACTTTCAGTTAGCCAGCCAtaggacatttttttttttttttttagtcaGGCAATTTTCCACATGAATAGCCCAAAAGAGGAGGGGACTTAGGAGGGCAGGATTCCCATAAATGTGCTCTGGCAAAGTCGTGTAAATGTTTCACGGGTAGCGGGACAAACTGTACTTGTGGTGTACCAtgagatgaaaagaaaactgCGCAGGTATGCAGTTCTTTAaatatctatatatgtatatacaaatgCGTGTTTTaagtgggaagaaaaagcatGATTTATCTTCATGGGAAGATgattcacttttttacggcaattttttttttttttttttttttttttttttcccactttctCGAAACGATTTACCTTAACgagtcataaaaaaaaaaaaaaaaaaaaaaaaggaaatagcTAAAAtggcaagaaaaaatatatacatatatatatatatgaatacaaATTTAAATCGGAGGACACGCTTGCCATTTTGTGCCAATATACATATAACGAATTGACCACTTTCGATAATGAAAGATAACTTTGTCACACAAATTCGAACAAATGAATACGTTTTGCTGTTATAAAATGaacatgttatttttttcaacatgctgttacacacaaaaaaaaaaaaaaaaaaaaaaaaaaaaaaatagggggtATAATCAAGGGCAGGTTGGATCCACATTTAGGGTGTGAGATGAGTTGCACAAACGGGTTCCGCCTTAATGAAGTTGCCACAAAGTCCGTCGCAGGCGATTATATCTTGGTTCTCTAAAAGGGTGACCGAATGGAGGGGGTATGTGTTACAATCGTGGGAGCGCATATAACGGTAGGCATGATCGCGCAATCTCTTGCGCGCAAAAGATGTACCTATTATGTTCAGTTCCCCGGAGCTTAGACTGTTCTTTATCACATTctgaaagggagaaagaaaaaaaaaggggaaaaggtgtgctcatgaaaaaattatgcacaaaataatatatatatatatatatatatatatatatatatatatatatatatatatatatatatatataaatgcgtGAAGGCCGCTTGGGACGCGCCTCATCACTTGTCTGTTTATTCAATGGGGGAGGAAAACAGGACAGGTTCCTATTGCCCAGttgatttttcctccctcgCTGTGAAACTTCACACAAGGGGTTCTCCTTACATGTACGATGTTCAAAACCTTCGAAACAATCAACCGGACATTTCCACGGTGTCTAATGACGAAGGAGAGTAGCAGGGCCGCGAACAAATCGCCTGAGCCACACGCATTAAAATCGAACCTAATTATTTTATACTTAAAGGTGACTAGCTCTCCTTGGCTGTTTAGGTAGCCAACATATGAGTACAGGTGGTCCTTATCGAAGGGGTACTGCACAGAGGTTACGACAATTAATTTCACTCCTCTGTTtaatagaaaaagaatacaTGTAGTTACGTCGTTctcattctttattttccagTCACATAGTAACTCTAACTCGAACTGATTGGGGGTCATGATGTCCACAAAGGGAATGCACTTTTTGTACGCAAAAATTACATCCTTATCGACGTATAGCTTGCCGTTGTCTCCCATTACTGGGTCGCAAATCCAGAGGAAGTCTACACTCAGTAGTTTTCCCAAGAAGGAATCATCTGCACAGGAATTACCGTTATGCCATTTGGTAGCATCGccgttcatttttccttctattggTAAGGGTGCATCCAAATGACCATCCATCTGcttgtcccttttttcattgtattcatttttcagcTCCCAGATGTGGCTCATCACTGTTTCGACGCACTCCTTCGTTTTTATATAACCTGTCAAGAAGTACACGCCACTTCTATGGTTTCCCTTGCCGCGGTTGCCACTTTCCATGGCGGCCAGGTCTGCCTTCAGTGCGCCCAAAATGGTTTGCATTTCCTCTTGCTTCATCTCAAACCCCACGTGCTTGTACTTGGAGTAGTACTGGACCGTGTTGAAGATTTTGGGGGCGTGCCCCCTCCTCCTTAACACGAAGGAAGCGATGTTATTTCCGCAAAATCCATCGAGCACATGGGACTGAATGGAGATAATGTTTTCCCTACTCGCGTTGGTATTCATGGTTCAAGGGGTCGAAAGGAGAGTGGTTGGAAAAATCCCCTTTTGCGATGTTCTGCGGAGTATTTTATGCAGTGGGcatataaatgaaatgaagatGTAGTGAATTGCCACAAAAGGTGGCGCAAACGTGCAGAATATGCTAAAATatgctgcaaaaaaaaaatgcagcaaTAATATATCGCAAAAGTGATGTCGAAATGGCAGAACAAAATTAGCGCTATCGGGATGGGCACCATGCTGTTGCCTCAGTTGCATttagttgcatttttttccactatcCTTTCAAACCcgattttttctcatttgcaGTAATTCACAATGAGCGCCAGGCACAGGTCGAATCTTCAAGCGCCCTCTAAGAAATGGTGACATAAATTTAGGTTCCTTCCTATGCATGCAAACACAGTTATATCATGCATTCTTGTTCTGCTGTTGCATGATGGACGcgggtacaaaaaaaaaaaaaaaaaaaaaaaagaaaaaaaaaaaagaaaaagtatagAGGTTGATAATTCGCATAAATATGGAACATTCTAAAGGGTGGGGACGTCATACGTACGTGCTCACAAACGTAAATgattcttctccattttggccGCTAAAAAACTGCGCGGAAAGATAGCCGCATTTTCCAACAGTGCAAcgggaaaaagaggaagagaaaatgaaaatgagaatCCTTCCATGGTATGTACACGAAAAAGTGGCACGCATTTCTAcattgtagaaaaaaaaaaaaaaaaaaagggagggaggtcgtcttaaaaaatattcctttatGACATTACACAATTACGTAAGAGCCTGGTACGTACGTTGTTCCcctctttggaaaaaaaaaaaataaataaatgaattagCGGTATGTATTCCGCGAAGCGGAACCTTTAGTCGCCTAACCGAGCACATCGCGCTAATGGAAGATAAAATTACATACACGGGTGCAcacaaaatgaggagaaaaaaaaaaaataaaataataataataaaaaaaataataatgaaaataaaaataagaagcaGAGCCCCCAACTTCGATCTGCTCTCCTATGATTTGAAGCTTCCttgaggaaatttttttttttttttttttttttttttttttttttttttccagggaAAGCAGCACTCTCCTGCGTCTTTTGGCGCACGTAACGGAGTTACCACCTGCTGCGATTTGTTAGCCACTGAAGCATTTACGACGGAGGGAAGATAagtccccccccctcttcatGTGCTCATATTCCACTGATTGTGATTGCACAATTTGGGAATGGGGAGAATATACATAGGAGGGGAGgggacagaaaaaattaccaattccagttttccactttttcgcGCTAGCCCTCGGTAGGTTCATTCGTCCTTATCATGGGGAAAGTGTTTCCTTTGTTCAACTTCCTTCTGCCGGCTTAAAAGAACAACTAGTACTACTACTACCGGGGAGCCTCCCGAGTATGGAGCCCTTTTGGAGAAAGTCTCAACGGTGCAGAAATTCTTAAGCGGGTGGTCTTCTTCCAGTTAGCACaagaaggggggaggaaatatAGGTGCGCCTTCTCCCACGCCACCCCCTCTCGTAGGTTTTCGTGTCAAATTGAGGGTGCGACTTGTAGTGAGGGAATCATCTTCTGTGGTAACAAAATTCCCCCCTCAAGGAGACCTACCAACAGTACGACCAACTGCACGACCAACTGCACGACCAACTGTACGACCAACTGTGCAACCAACTGTGCAACCAACTGTGCGCGCCGCGAGGTTCGGAGGCCTCCTCCCCCATGCAGCTCACTCACCGCGTGGGACATGCCCTCCATCGTTCCACAGAAAGCAGCGACATGGATTCCCTCTTCGGTGACGAATTTGAGGAACGATGTGATATCTTACTGAGGAAGACGGACACGAAAAATGTGCTCATCCCGAGGAATGAAAGAGTTACAAATGTCGACATAGACTTTACAGAAGATAGGAAGAGATGTGAAGGGAAAATTAAACGGAAAAATAAAGGGATTAGGATAAGGAGACATGGGAAGAAGGGTATATCCATGTGCTCCTCCTCAGTAGGAAAGACACCAACCAAGTTGTGGAAATTCCTTTCGAATGATACGGTTGGAAAGTTGAATAACGAAGGTGGTATCGTCACGGAGATGGACAGTAAAATCAACCATTCCTATCGCAGCAATTACtattttatgaaaaataataGGAAGGTAACTCCCCTGGATGATCCCCCATCATCGGATAGGAAGGTATCCCTAATTGATgactacaaaaaaatggggggaaaaaaatctgcCGCCTTTAAGTCTCTCCATGATGACCATTTAGATGGGGAACCCGTGAATTCCTATAAAGGCAATCAGCGATCGTGCAGATATGGCTCCCTCAAAGGAGACAAACCTTCCTCCATGGCTGATTGTCTAGCAACTCAGGTGCGAAATTATGCCaattgtacatacatgttggggagaaaaaaatgttacaacTGTTTTATGGTCACAAGGGGGGTACACACAGGAGAGGATATTCCCTCCAAGGGTATTTGCATAAATgagtgccaaaaaaaaaaaagtgcgagGGAAAGCACAAACAAATCTTTCACCTTCAGTTATGGATTTTACAGCAAGAAGGGAAAGTATCATGACAATGAGGATACATGTTCGCATGCCTCATTCAGCTCTTataaaatacaaaaggaGGTGGAACAACTCATACATCGAATGGGaaacaggaaaaggaagtataATCTCTTCGATGAAGTATTAAAAAGGTTTTCCATGTATCCATCAATTCTTCGCGATAGGGATGACTCTGCTCGGGAGGCTAAATCCGTTGGACATAGAAACGAATTTAATCCTCCCGGAAAACGTTCAAATGGAGACACTTGTAAGGTCTACTTAAAACCCGTCTTGCCAGTGTATCACCTCCAGGGGGAAAGCCAACCGACTGATTATCACGACAGCGATATGATCTGCAGGTATTTCTACGAAGAAGGGAGTAGACCAAAACaagaaagtaagaaaaaaagcgtACGAAAGAATATACATGGTGTGGAAGATGGGATAAGGAAACTACAGTTAAAATATTTAACCgaatggagagaaaaagtTCAAATGTTAGATGCCCAAGGGGAAGAATTCTATCAAACACACAATCCTAACTTGCGCATTTCCCATTACTATAAGTTCGTCTGTAAGATTTGTAAAAAGTGCCAATATGTGAATGCCCAGAAGGGTCACATGTGGCATCGTGCTTACATGCGCTATCTCCATGGTGTACACAAATggagagggaagaagaaaaaaaaaaatgaatcgtACCACAGGATGAGCGCTGACACCTCCTCCACCTGTTCAGACGAATTTAATTACgtgaatttttctcctcataaTGGAAATACGCGTTACGAGGGAAAATGCAGTGCGGCAACGGGTGCAATCGCCGGTCAAACTGCGACTACAACTGCGGATGCGAATTTTCCTGTCTTCCCAACTTCTAGGCAAATGAACAACATTAACAGTTTAAGGGGACGAATACAGGATTCCATCCACAGAGAGAGCGAAAACTATCAGAGTGACTCCTCCCCAAGGGAAAACACGACAAACAATTATGGCACATTGGGCGACTATCTAACGAGGTGCAAAACATGCAGACATCTCCTGAAGTACGATAACATGGAGAACGAATTTTTGTTGAAATTTTGGAAAACGAATTATTCCTTGAAATATccattttgcctgaacaggtcagaaaaaaaaatgctcaaCCTACttgcagctagccaaaaaggggaaaagacaATGTATGGAAGAAATTTTAGAAAGGATGATAAACAGAGGGGTCCTTTAACTGAAGAAGGGAGTGAAGACaatggaggaaaattccACTTTCGCTCTCATTCCGATGTGGATACTTACCAAAACTCGAAGAAGCTGCAAATGTGGAAGGATGAGTTGGAGAAATGCTCCACGAGAGAGAATGCCCCGAATGAATGGGACACAAGGGAAAAGTTCTCTCCAAGTTTCCCCA
Proteins encoded:
- a CDS encoding pyridoxal kinase, putative yields the protein MNTNASRENIISIQSHVLDGFCGNNIASFVLRRRGHAPKIFNTVQYYSKYKHVGFEMKQEEMQTILGALKADLAAMESGNRGKGNHRSGVYFLTGYIKTKECVETVMSHIWELKNEYNEKRDKQMDGHLDAPLPIEGKMNGDATKWHNGNSCADDSFLGKLLSVDFLWICDPVMGDNGKLYVDKDVIFAYKKCIPFVDIMTPNQFELELLCDWKIKNENDVTTCILFLLNRGVKLIVVTSVQYPFDKDHLYSYVGYLNSQGELVTFKYKIIRFDFNACGSGDLFAALLLSFVIRHRGNVRLIVSKVLNIVHNVIKNSLSSGELNIIENQDIIACDGLCGNFIKAEPVCATHLTP
- a CDS encoding protein phosphatase, putative; this encodes MDSLFGDEFEERCDILLRKTDTKNVLIPRNERVTNVDIDFTEDRKRCEGKIKRKNKGIRIRRHGKKGISMCSSSVGKTPTKLWKFLSNDTVGKLNNEGGIVTEMDSKINHSYRSNYYFMKNNRKVTPLDDPPSSDRKVSLIDDYKKMGGKKSAAFKSLHDDHLDGEPVNSYKGNQRSCRYGSLKGDKPSSMADCLATQVRNYANCTYMLGRKKCYNCFMVTRGVHTGEDIPSKGICINECQKKKSARESTNKSFTFSYGFYSKKGKYHDNEDTCSHASFSSYKIQKEVEQLIHRMGNRKRKYNLFDEVLKRFSMYPSILRDRDDSAREAKSVGHRNEFNPPGKRSNGDTCKVYLKPVLPVYHLQGESQPTDYHDSDMICRYFYEEGSRPKQESKKKSVRKNIHGVEDGIRKLQLKYLTEWREKVQMLDAQGEEFYQTHNPNLRISHYYKFVCKICKKCQYVNAQKGHMWHRAYMRYLHGVHKWRGKKKKKNESYHRMSADTSSTCSDEFNYVNFSPHNGNTRYEGKCSAATGAIAGQTATTTADANFPVFPTSRQMNNINSLRGRIQDSIHRESENYQSDSSPRENTTNNYGTLGDYLTRCKTCRHLLKYDNMENEFLLKFWKTNYSLKYPFCLNRSEKKMLNLLAASQKGEKTMYGRNFRKDDKQRGPLTEEGSEDNGGKFHFRSHSDVDTYQNSKKLQMWKDELEKCSTRENAPNEWDTREKFSPSFPRRKRQKMLRSREWKMWMEKMRRHLFEQYYARFIAKKESKSNKEHSDESSKHIGMDNFDMHLFTICDGHGDSHTSHFLIQNVHKIFYYLLVHTFFNIHISLKILHPLLDFLYHRECAREKSRSYAGSCIINILLRDNYLYVNNTGDSRCALMTFHLDRFEYSRETPVEDEKEENCTRRKKRRGGKPKKKTQRAVDQVGSDSDLDREYEAYVINANSFSYNELNCEHNCNNYMEYLRMYKMHLCEELAGRQVSRGEGHNPAEKRNENGNSSSIASRLTGDKFLRDLQDEEQMEELSNVKKTKKKDNLDKTKMDSHLNKQIIMLNGYLLREHGKEINIGNLSNDLIKYNRVDGCLHPCRVIGDYDLKRKYCTGNFILSNDSNVYKYDMNNINLMNMIRYLYLNKFCGTCRRSYLLSSYGKIGPIRQIVLLDSEEGERQGGKTHTERPANIQCNTIVNRAEVLPKWRQPSGERHPPTGLCLKIYRDGAPDSNVLAHQVERKKENFAVQINERFAPYINIKNVSMNENYLCRKERRNFFHLLIIASDGVFEYVNPHFVFNILKKNKSVYTKVRKLYRTYNMRELWTTTAGSTPQRNINKMMHKYMLTKEDCTKLARDIVKSSIMHGNIDDSTCFCIFIFPTFFVCG